The Bos mutus isolate GX-2022 chromosome 7, NWIPB_WYAK_1.1, whole genome shotgun sequence genome window below encodes:
- the SPINK7 gene encoding serine protease inhibitor Kazal-type 7 — translation MKTTGGLLLLCVVAHLCSCSEAASLPLKTVNCSIYKKYPVVAIPCPITYLPVCGSDYITYGNECHLCIENLKSYGKVQFLHEGVC, via the exons ATGAAGACCACTGGGGGTCTCCTTCTGCTCTGTGTAGTGGCCCATCTCTGCTCTTGCTCAG AAGCTGCTAGCCTGCCTTTGAAAACA GTGAACTGCAGCATTTACAAGAAGTACCCAGTGGTGGCCATCCCCTGCCCCATCACATACCTGCCTGTTTGTGGTTCTGACTACATCACCTATGGGAATGAATGCCACTTGTGTATTGAGAATTT GAAGAGTTatggaaaagttcagtttcttCATGAAGGAGTATGTTAA